In Panicum virgatum strain AP13 chromosome 4N, P.virgatum_v5, whole genome shotgun sequence, a single window of DNA contains:
- the LOC120669280 gene encoding ABC transporter G family member 28-like gives MASFLVLLLLLFLSATAAADADAAVNPRRRSLAAQTNKGTMASLATGNPMVVGVMNDRLKALTTSFAQQMGREFHYCIKNMDQEWNTAYNFSSDPTFLTNCMKKTDGDLPQRVCTAAEMKFYFESFLESNGRKNYVRPNKNCNLTSWIDGCEPGWSCSAGKDQEVNLKDAVNIPSRTLDCSGCCAGFFCPHGLTCMIPCPLGAYCPESTLNKTSGVCDPYHYQPPAGKPNHTCGGADRWADVISTDDVFCPPGYYCPSTIQKLDCSSGFYCRKGSTSQTKCFNKGSCKPNSANQDITIFGALLVGALCFLLLIIYNFSGQLLMNREKKQAKSREAAVRHARETAAARERWKTAKDVAKKHAAGLQSSLSRTFSRKKTLRSHESSKGGMPSSESTDGPSTEPGGKKESLTEMVRSLDENPEKGEGFHVQIGEKKKPKGKHAHTQSQIFKYAYGQIEKEKAMEQDAKNLTFSGVISMATEEDIKKRPTIEIAFKDLTLTLKGSKKKLLRCVTGKLMAGRVAAVMGPSGAGKTTFLSAIAGKATGCQTTGMILINGKTEPIRSYKRIIGFVPQDDIVHGNLTVQENLWFNARCRLSADMSKADKVLVVERVIESLGLQPVRDSLVGTVEQRGISGGQRKRVNVGLEMVMEPSVLILDEPTSGLDSASSLLLLRALRREALEGVNISMVVHQPSYTLYRMFDDLILLAKGGLTVYHGPVKKVEEYFSGLGIVVPDRVNPPDYYIDILEGIVKLDTKEPVNVKDLPIRWMLHNGYEVPRDMLQSSSDSESSIRGGGDQYASGGDTGQSIAGEVWGNVKDIVGQKKDEYDYNKTSENLSNRRTPGILRQYKYYLGRCGKQRLREARIQGVDYLILGLAGICLGTLAKVSDESFGALGYTYTVIAVSLLCKIGALRSFSLEKIHYWRERASGMSSLAYFLSKDTIDHFNTIIKPIVYLSMFYFFNNPRSSIWENYVVLLALVYCVTGIGYTFAIFFQPGSAQLWSALLPVVLTLIATQQKNTFFANLCYTKWALEAFVIANAQKYSGVWLITRCGSLLNSGYDINDKILCIVVLVANGVIFRCVAFFCMVIFQKH, from the exons ATGGCGTCGTTCCttgtgctcctcctcctcctcttcctctcggccacTGCTGCAgcggacgccgacgccgccgtcaacccgcgccgccgctccctcgccgcgcagACCAACAAAGGCACCATGGCGTCCCTGGCCACCGGGAACCCGATGGTGGTGGGGGTGATGAACGACCGCCTCAAGGCCCTCACCACCTCCTTCGCGCAGCAGATGGGCAGGGAGTTCCACTACTGCATCAAGAACAT GGACCAGGAGTGGAACACCGCCTACAATTTTTCCTCTGACCCCACGTTTCTGACCAACTGCATGAAGAAAACCGATG GAGACCTACCGCAGCGCGTGTGCACGGCCGCCGAGATGAAGTTCTACTTTGAGAGCTTCCTCGAGAGCAACGGGAGAAAGAACTACGTCAGGCCAAACAAGAACTGCAACCTCACTTCATGGATCGATGGCTGTGAGCCTGGATGGTCATGCAGTGCCGGCAAAGATCAGGAGGTCAACTTAAAAGATGCTGTCAACATCCCTTCCAGAACCCTCGATTGCAGCGGTTGCTGTGCTGGGTTCTTCTGCCCTCATGGCCTCACTTGCATGATAC CATGCCCTTTGGGAGCATACTGTCCTGAGTCCACTTTGAACAAAACAAGTGGAGTCTGTGATCC GTATCACTATCAACCACCAGCAGGAAAGCCAAATCATACGTGTGGCGGTGCGGATAGATGGGCAGATGTTATTAGCACAGATGATGTTTTCTGTCCACCTGGTTACTACTGCCCAAGCACAATACAAAAGCTCGATTGTAGTAGTGG GTTTTATTGTAGGAAAGGCTCAACTTCACAAACCA AATGCTTCAACAAAGGAAGCTGTAAACCAAATTCTGCAAATCAGGACATTACCATATTCGGTGCACTGCTTGTG GGCGCCCTGTGTTTTTTACTGCTGATCATTTACAACTTCTCCGGACAACTTCTGATGAACCGGGAGAAAAAGCAAGCAAAATCTAGGGAGGCTGCCGTAAGACATGCTAGAGAGACAGCAGCAGCTCGTGAGAGATGGAAAACAGCTAAAGATGTCGCCAAGAAACACGCTGCAGGCCTGCAGTCATCACTGTCCCGCACATTCTCACGCAAGAAAACTCTGAGGTCGCATGAATCGTCCAAAGGAGGTATGCCTTCATCTGAATCCACTGATGGGCCATCGACCGAGCCAGGAGGAAAGAAGGAAAGCCTCACTGAAATGGTGCGTTCACTCGACGAGAACCCCGAGAAGGGCGAAGGTTTCCATGTGCAAATAGGAGAGAAAAAGAAGCCTAAAGGAAAGCATGCGCATACCCAGAGCCAAATTTTCAAGTATGCTTATGGACAGATTGAGAAGGAAAAGGCAATGGAACAAGACGCCAAGAACCTTACGTTTTCAGGAGTGATATCGATGGCCACCGAAGAAGATATCAAGAAAAGACCCACGATTGAGATTGCTTTCAAAGACCTCACTCTAACATTGAAGGGAAGTAAGAAAAAGCTTTTGAGATGTGTGACAGGAAAGCTCATGGCTGGTCGGGTAGCGGCGGTGATGGGCCCATCTGGCGCGGGCAAGACCACATTCTTGAGTGCTATTGCTGGCAAGGCAACAGGATGCCAGACAACAGGTATGATACTTATAAATGGGAAAACAGAACCTATCCGCTCATACAAACGAATCATTGGCTTCGTCCCACAAGATGATATTGTCCATGGGAACTTAACAGTTCAAGAGAACCTCTGGTTCAATGCAAGATGCAG GCTGTCTGCTGACATGTCAAAAGCTGATAAGGTCCTTGTCGTGGAAAGAGTTATCGAGTCCTTGGGGCTTCAACCAGTTCGTGATTCTTTGGTTGGAACTGTTGAACAGCGTGGCATCTCCGGCGGCCAGCGCAAACGAGTAAACGTTGGTCTAGAGATGGTCATGGAACCCTCCGTGCTGATTTTGGATGAGCCAACCTCGGGTTTGGACAGTGCTTCATCCCTACTTTTACTTCGCGCCCTACGTAGGGAAGCTCTTGAGGGTGTAAATATCTCTATGGTTGTTCATCAACCCAG CTATACATTGTACAGGATGTTTGATGATTTGATACTTCTCGCGAAAGGTGGTTTGACTGTATACCACGGGCCTGTAAAGAAAGTGGAGGAATACTTTTCAGGATTGGGCATTGTTGTGCCAGACCGCGTGAACCCACCGGACTACTACATAGACATCTTGGAAGGAATTGTGAAGCTAGACACAAAAGAACCTGTAAATGTCAAAGATCTCCCTATTAGATGGATGCTGCACAATGGGTATGAAGTTCCACGAGACATGCTGCAGAGTTCTTCTGACTCAGAATCCTCTATTAGGGGGGGAGGAGACCAATATGCCTCAGGTGGTGACACCGGGCAATCTATTGCTGGTGAAGTCTGGGGTAATGTGAAGGACATAGTTGGGCAGAAGAAAGATGAGTATGATTACAATAAAACATCTGAAAACTTATCGAATCGGCGTACTCCTGGTATCCTTAGGCAGTACAAATACTACCTGGGAAG GTGTGGCAAGCAGCGGCTTCGTGAGGCTAGAATACAAGGAGTTGACTATCTGATACTGGGCCTTGCTGGTATCTGTCTGGGCACACTTGCTAAAGTGAGCGATGAGTCCTTTGGAGCACTTGGCTACACATACACTGTCATAGCCGTGT CTCTGCTATGCAAGATTGGGGCCCTAAGATCATTTTCGCTTGAGAAAATACACTACTGGAGGGAGAGAGCATCCGGCATGAGCTCACTGGCATACTTCTTATCCAAAGATACAATAGACCACTTCAACACGATTATTAAGCCCATCGTCTACCTCTCCATGTTTTACTTCTTTAACAACCCGAGGTCATCAATCTGGGAAAACTATGTTGTTCTTCTGGCCCTCGTCTACTGCGTGACGGGAATTGGATACACTTTTGCCATCTTTTTCCAGCCTGGTTCTGCACAGCTG TGGTCGGCGCTGCTTCCGGTTGTTCTAACACTAATAGCAACCCAGCAAAAGAACACCTTCTTTGCTAACCTTTGCTACACAAAGTGGGCTTTGGAAGCATTCGTGATTGCAAATGCTCAGAAGTACTCTGGAGTATGGCTCATAACGCGGTGTGGCTCGCTGTTGAATAGTGGGTATGACATCAACGACAAGATTTTGTGCATAGTCGTTCTTGTAGCGAACGGGGTGATATTTCGGTGCGTGGCTTTCTTCTGCATGGTGATCTTCCAAAAGCACTAA